CAGGAACAGGCACACGATGGCCACGCCGAGCAGCGCGCCGGCGGTCAGCAATACACGTTTGATTGTCATTCGCAGTCCGTCTGTGTGAAGTAAAACGACCAGATCACTCCGCAAGGTACGGGTTTTTGCGGATTTGGCAAGCGACCCGGCGAACAAAGATTCCAATCTGATCGCGTCAAAGAGCGCCGTGATCAGATTGGAATCACGATTATTAGAGGGGGTCGGACATTCCTGTCTGACCTGCCATCGCCGGTTGGGGGCCGCTTTTTGGCCCCCGAGCGGCGATGGCATTGCGCGGGAGGACAACCCCGCCGTGTGTATCGCCCCGTGAGGCGGGTCATAAAGCTGGCCCGCTTCACGAGGCGATGGACAGACAGGAATGTCTGTCCTCCTGAAAGACACAGATTCCAAGCCGGTCGCGGCAAAGAGCGCCGCAAACGGCCGGAATGACAGATGTGTGGCGCGAATACGATATCGCGGATGGCAATAAACACTACGTGTGATTGGCGCGGAATTCGCGGATGTAGTCCCAGGCCTCCTGGGCGGTTTCGGCGTAGATGAAGAGGTCCTTGTCCTCGGGGTCGATGACGCCGTTCTCGACCAGCGCATCGAAGTTGAGAACATCATTCCAGAACTCGCGTCCCATGAGCACCACCGGCAAAGGCGGAACCTTCTGGGTCTGCACCAGCGTGAGCGCCTCGAAGAGCTCGTCCATGGTGCCGTAGCCGCCGGGGAAGGCGACCAGCGCCTTGGCGCGCAGGAGGAAGTGCATCTTGCGGATGGCGAAGTAGCGGAATTGAAAGCAGAGATCGGGCGTGATGTACTGATTGGGCCGCTGCTCGTGGGGCAGCGTGATGTTGAAACCGATCGATTCGGCGCCGACGTCATAGGCGCCGCGGTTGGCCGCCTCCATGATGCCGGGGCCGCCGCCGGTGACAATCACATAGTCAGCGGAGCCGTCGCTGCGGTTGGCCTCGGAGACGATCCGTCCAAACTTGCGCGCCTCGTCGTAGAAGCGTGACAGCGACAGCAACCGCTCCGCCGCCTTGCGGAGGATTTGCAGCCGCGGGTCGCCCGGATTCTTTTTCAATTGCGCGTCCAGATCCGCCAGCCGCCGTTCGGCATCCGGTTTCTCCCAGATGCGCGTGCCGCCGAAGACCACGATGGTGGAGCGAATGCGGTGCTTCTGAAGGGTCAGCTCCGGCTTGAGCAGTTCGAGCTGCAGGCGCACGGGGCGCAGTTCATCCTGACGGAGAAATTCAAGGTCCTCGTAGGCGCGAATGTAGGAGCGGGAGCGCTCCCACCAGCGATCTTCCGGTTCGCTGCGATTGGTCATGTCTGTCCCTCGATGCGGCCGGGTCCTCCCGCCGTCGCATCAAGGAGCGGCGCGCATCGGGGATCAACAAGAGAAAACTCGGGCGCGGCGACGGCGCAATATAGAACGAGCGGGGAGCCGTGCGACTCCCCGCTCGGGACGAGCATGTCAAAGCGAACTAATTGCAGGTCGATCCGGTCGGCGGCGCGGTGTCGCACGGGTTGCAGAACTCGACGGCCGGGTCGCCGCC
This DNA window, taken from bacterium, encodes the following:
- a CDS encoding LOG family protein, which codes for MTNRSEPEDRWWERSRSYIRAYEDLEFLRQDELRPVRLQLELLKPELTLQKHRIRSTIVVFGGTRIWEKPDAERRLADLDAQLKKNPGDPRLQILRKAAERLLSLSRFYDEARKFGRIVSEANRSDGSADYVIVTGGGPGIMEAANRGAYDVGAESIGFNITLPHEQRPNQYITPDLCFQFRYFAIRKMHFLLRAKALVAFPGGYGTMDELFEALTLVQTQKVPPLPVVLMGREFWNDVLNFDALVENGVIDPEDKDLFIYAETAQEAWDYIREFRANHT